The region TTGCATTTATCTTTGGTCTATTGCCATTGGTTTTAGCAAGTGGAATTGGTGCGGTTGGTAACCGTTCCATTGCAACCGGTGCGGCAATAGGATTATTGATAGGTACGATTCTGGGATTATTCGTAATTCCGGTATTATATGTAATTTTTGAATACTTGCAGGAGAAAATTAAGCCTATTAAAAAAGAAGAAATCAATTTAGCAGAATAAAATTAAGTTAGTTTAAGGTTTCTGAGTTCAAAGTTTAACAACCAGAGCCCGAAACCTTAAACCTAAAACTTTAAACCTTTAAAGAATGAAGAGTTTATTAAACATCATAAAAGGAATAACATTTTCAGTCGCAATTCTTGCTGCCGTATCCTCTTGTATGGCGAGAAAAGAATATCACAGACCAGATCATGTTGTTGACGAAAAGCTGTACCGTACAGATATGCTTCCTGCTGACAGTACAAACATTTCTAATGTTTCCTGGAAAGAGATTTTTACAGATCCTATCCTTCAGAGGCATATTTCAAAGGCACTGGAAAACAACCTGGATATAAGAATTGCTTTACAGAGTATCAATTCTGCGGAAGCTTATTTAAAACAAAGTAAAGCAGCTTATGAACCGACAGTAACGGTTGGTCCCGGCTATACTTTCCAGACCCAGTCTTTGAATACACAAACCGGACAGTTATTCGGGCAAAGAAGATATATCAACCAGCTTGACATTACGGCAAGTATTGGTTTTGAAGCTGATCTTTGGGGAAAATTAAAAGCCCAGGAAAAAGCTCAGTTAGCTACTTATTTAGGAACAGTTGCCGCTCACAAAGCAGTAAAAAGTGATTTGATTGCTTCCATTGCTTCTGCTTATTATCAGTTATTGACTTTTGATGAGCAGAAAAAAATCATCACAGAAACTATTAAAGTCCGTGAGCAAAATTTAGAAACCACCAAAGCTTTAAAAGTTTCAGGAACCGTTACAGAAGTAGCAGTTCAGCAGAGTGAGGCTTTAGTGTATAATGCAAAATCCTTATTAATTGACATCGATACCCAGATTCAGCTGTTGGAAAATACAATGAGCTTATTGATGGGAGAACCTTCTCATTCAATTGAAAGATCATCTTTGGAAGCTCAAAATGTTCCGATTGATTTAAAATTGGGATATCCGGCTCAGTTGTTATCAAACAGACCGGACGTAATGAAAGCGGAATACAGCTTAATGAACGCTTTTGAGCTTACAAACGCTGCAAAAGCCCAGTTTTATCCTACTTTAAAAATTACAGGTAGCGGAGGTCTTCAGTCTATGGATATCGATCACCTGTTCAGTGTCAATTCTTTGTTTGCAAGTGTTGTAGCAGGTTTAGCACAGCCTATCTTAAACAAAAGAACAATCAAGACCAATTATGAAGTAAGCCTTGCCAATCAGGAAACTGCTTATCTGAATTTCAGAAAAACAGTTCTTACTGCAGGAAAAGAAGTTTCAGATGCAATCCGCGTGTTCTCAGTTCAGGATTCTTATATCGCACTGAAGCAGAAAGAACTGGATTCCTATAAAAAATCTGTAGATTACTCTCAGGAATTGGTGAACTATGGTATGGCCAATTATCTTGAAGTGTTAAATGCAAGTGTCAATTCATTAAATGCGGAATTGAACATTGCCAATGCAAAATACAGTAAAATGAAGGCTGGAGTAGAGCTTTACCAGGCTCTTGGAGGTGGTTGGAAATAAATTCTAATATTTAAGTAAGTAAAACGTGTATTGATGAACTTCAATGCACGTTTTTTATTTTAATTTAATCATAACTCAAAAAAAAATAACTCTCTCTGTCATTCTGAATGAAACAAAATGCAATGAAGTATCTCACTTTACTTTACTACACCATTTAAAACTTAAATTAATTTAAAAAACTCATTATCAATATATTAAATATAATTTTTCATCTTTATTTGTAAATATGTAGTTAACTACGTAGTTTTGTACATAAATAATTACAATGTTAGAAATCAAAACAATAAACAACACCTATTCAAAATCAGTTATAGACCTTGTTTTGAATATTCAGCAAAAAGAATTCAATGTTCCGATCACGATAGAAGATCAACCCGATCTTATGCAAATTGAAAATTTTTATCTAAACAGTGGCGGGAATTTCTGGGGAGCTTTTATTAATGATGAACTTGTGGGAACCATTGCATTGGTAAAGTTTGATGAAAATGCCGCTGCTATCCGAAAAATGTTTGTAAAAAAGGATTTCAGGGGAAAAGAACACAATATCGCTCAGCAACTATTAGAAACGCTCATTACTTACTGTCATGAAAATGGAATAGAAGAAGTATATTTGGGAACGGTATCGATACTCAAAGCTGCGCTACGTTTTTACGAACGGAATCACTTTAAAATCATTGACAAGGAAGACTTACCTGCAAAATTCCCTTTGATGAGTGCCGATAATGTATTTTGTTTCTTAGATCTAAAATCATAAACTATGAATGTCATTAATGAATCCGGAACCCTCGCTTTATCAACAAGACTGCAGCGCCTCAGTGAACAGTTGCGTAAGGACGGAGCTTTAATTTATAAAGAATTCGGAATCGATTTCGAACCCAAATGGTTTCCGGTGATCTTTACCCTGCATCATAAACAGACACTCAGCGTAGTAGAAATCGCTAACGAAATAGGCTATACCCATCCTTCCACCATCAGTCTTTTGAAAGAGCTTGAAAAACAGCAGATGATACAGTCCAAAAAAGATAAAACCGACGAACGAAAGCGCCTGATAGAAATTGCACCTAAAGGAATGGAACTCATAGAAAAAATGAAACCGGTCTGGGAAATTATCTCAAAAGTATTAGGTGAAATAGCTGATAATGAAAACCATTTACTCAAAGCTATCAATGAGGCGGAAGAAAAAATTACCCATCAATCTTTTTTGCAGCGGGTTTTACAGCTGAAGAACGCGGATAACAAATAATTTAGACAAAATAACTTCATAAAAAAAAGAGTTACAATTAATTGCAACTCTTTTGTGGAGAATACGGGGATCGAACCCGTCACCTTTAGACTGCCAGTCTAACGCTCTAGCCAGATGAGCTAATTCCCCAGTCCGTTTCGTGGTTGCAAAAATAGAAATTATTTCCAAAATTCAATCATTATTATAAATAATTTGTTAAATAGTTTTTCACAAAACTGATTATTATGAATTTGATTACAATATCAATTGAAATTAAATCTTTCTTTAATTACTGAAAAATAAACATTTCAAAAAGCCTAAGAAATTAAATTAAAATTATATATTTGCCAAATTCAAACTCAACAAGATTTATTTCATAAAACTTTTATTAAACTATGAAGAAACTTTTTTTACTCTTATTAACAGCTTTTTTATTTATCGGATGTAGTTCGGATGACGACAGCATTTATGATTTTATCGGGACTTGGCATGGAACATATGAAGGAAGTGATAAAGGAGTGTGGAATATTGTTGTAGCAAGTGATGGAAAAGTGACCGGAACAATGCATTCTGATGTGAATCAGGAAAATTACAATATTTCCGGAAATGTTAATTCTTCCGGAGATTTAAATGCTGCAGTGGGTCTTCCGTCTGACGGACAATTCAGAGGAAATCTTAACACTGATAAAAAAGGAAGTGGAAGTTGGGTAAATTCAGTTCCTACACCTGAAAGATCAGGAACATGGAGTGGCGAAAAAGATAAAAAATAAGATTTAAAAATATATAATAAAATCCGGAAAATTAATTTTTCCGGATTTTTTGTTTTTAAAGAAAAAAATGTTTTTAATCTGTTTAATTTAACAAATCCTCAATAATATGTAATGTACTAAATTTATATATTTGCAATACATCATTAAACAATCGGAAACGCATGAAATTGGGATTATTGGAAAATCATTTAAGAATAAAACAATTATCTGTTTTACTGATTGTATCATCAATTATCATTTCCTGTGGAAGTTCAAAAAGTGTTACTGAAAAGAATTCAAAAAATAAATCAGTAGCAAGAACCGAAAGCCTTCGAAAACTGGATTCCAAATTCAGCGGAAAAGTTTCCAAATCAATTAATGACATTTTAAGGGACGCAGAAAAGTATATGGGCACTCCATATAAATTCGGAGGAAATAATTCTTCTGGCTTCGATTGTTCCGGATTTACCGTAAAGGTATTCGAAGAAAACGATTTTAAACTTCCCAGAAGATCATCAGATCAGGCTTTAGCCGGAGAAAAAATAGATA is a window of Candidatus Chryseobacterium colombiense DNA encoding:
- a CDS encoding C40 family peptidase — its product is MKLGLLENHLRIKQLSVLLIVSSIIISCGSSKSVTEKNSKNKSVARTESLRKLDSKFSGKVSKSINDILRDAEKYMGTPYKFGGNNSSGFDCSGFTVKVFEENDFKLPRRSSDQALAGEKIDITYVKPGDLLFFATGGGSRVSHVGIVHDIGSDGEVKFIHASTSKGVIISSLNEKYWNKAYLHAQRVL
- a CDS encoding TolC family protein, translating into MKSLLNIIKGITFSVAILAAVSSCMARKEYHRPDHVVDEKLYRTDMLPADSTNISNVSWKEIFTDPILQRHISKALENNLDIRIALQSINSAEAYLKQSKAAYEPTVTVGPGYTFQTQSLNTQTGQLFGQRRYINQLDITASIGFEADLWGKLKAQEKAQLATYLGTVAAHKAVKSDLIASIASAYYQLLTFDEQKKIITETIKVREQNLETTKALKVSGTVTEVAVQQSEALVYNAKSLLIDIDTQIQLLENTMSLLMGEPSHSIERSSLEAQNVPIDLKLGYPAQLLSNRPDVMKAEYSLMNAFELTNAAKAQFYPTLKITGSGGLQSMDIDHLFSVNSLFASVVAGLAQPILNKRTIKTNYEVSLANQETAYLNFRKTVLTAGKEVSDAIRVFSVQDSYIALKQKELDSYKKSVDYSQELVNYGMANYLEVLNASVNSLNAELNIANAKYSKMKAGVELYQALGGGWK
- a CDS encoding GNAT family N-acetyltransferase, whose translation is MLEIKTINNTYSKSVIDLVLNIQQKEFNVPITIEDQPDLMQIENFYLNSGGNFWGAFINDELVGTIALVKFDENAAAIRKMFVKKDFRGKEHNIAQQLLETLITYCHENGIEEVYLGTVSILKAALRFYERNHFKIIDKEDLPAKFPLMSADNVFCFLDLKS
- a CDS encoding MarR family transcriptional regulator — translated: MNVINESGTLALSTRLQRLSEQLRKDGALIYKEFGIDFEPKWFPVIFTLHHKQTLSVVEIANEIGYTHPSTISLLKELEKQQMIQSKKDKTDERKRLIEIAPKGMELIEKMKPVWEIISKVLGEIADNENHLLKAINEAEEKITHQSFLQRVLQLKNADNK